TTATTTCGTGCCAAGGAGTTACTGATGCGGGTCTTGATGCTATTGGTAATGGCAGCCCGGGTCTGAAGGTGTTTTGCCTCCGGAGATGTGCTCTTGTGTCTGACAATGGGGTTGTGTCATTTTCCAGAGTTGCTTCATCGCTTGAGAGCATTAAGCTCGACGAGACTCATAGGATTACTCAGTTTGGGGTTTTCGGCATCCTTGCTAGCTGTGGGGGGAAATTGAAGGCACTTGCTCTGTCCAATTGCTTAGGGCTCAAAGACTTGAACTTTGCATTCCCATTGAGTTCTCTTTGCACGTCTCTGAGATCGTTGGCTATCCATAACTGCCCAGGGTTCGGTGATTCTGGTATGAACGTGTTGGTTCGGCTGTGCCCTAAACTAACACACGTGGATCTTATTGGCCTTGAAGGAGTAACTGATGCCGGTCTCCTCCCTCTCAGTCAGAGGCAGGAGGCTGGTCTGGTTAAGGTTAATCTGAGCGGATGTGTAAACCTAACTGACAGCCTGGTTGCAAGGATCGCTAGCCTTCACGGGGAAACTCTGGAGGTTGTGAATCTTGAAAGAGTCAGCGGCATCACTGATGTGAGTTTGATGTCAATCGCAGCGAACTGCTCAGTTCTGCGTGAGCTTGATGTCTCTGGCTGCAGGGTAACGAATTCGGGTGTTGCCCTCTTGTCTGGGGCCGGGCAGCTGAGCTTGCAGGTGCTCTCCCTTGCGGGCTGTTCGTTGGTGTCAGACAAGAGTTTTCCATTCTTGAAAATGCTCGGCACGACTCTGGTGGGACTCAACATTCAGCTTTGCCATGGAATCAGCTCTGCTGCTATTAATTTGCTTCTTGAGCAGATGTGGAGGTGTGACACTTTCTTAAGATGcagaaaaatcatgaatcgaatttcttgattttacaACATTTTCTATCTAGCAAAAGGTATTATTAGAAGGTTTTTGGGTCCATCATGATTCGTTGTCTACGGGTCCAGGCAAGcgtctcttttttttttccagcaAAAGTTGCGGCCACACTTTTTGCAGCTTCTCATGCTGTTTTTAAAGTCCTCTCTTCTGAGTAATGGAAAGAGGCTTCTGTTTTGTGGCCGATGCTGGTAGCTGGGCTTGTCAAGTGCTGGATCTTTTTGGACGAACTTTTTTAGGTTTCTGCCCGAGCAGTGGTGGTTGGGCCATGTTGCTCGGATGGAAGCTTGCAGCTGTGGATCTGACTAGGGTTTATTGCATCTTGTGTCTTTGTTTAGAGTTGTTTTGCGGTTGCTTTGTGGCGTTTGTGCACCTGTTTGTGTGGGCTTTGGCCGTGGCGGCAATGTGGTTTTTGAGCCTGCCATGAtgatctcttcttcttcaggtTTTGAAGAAGGGATTggtttttagtttttccaaGTCCTAGTTTTGCAGGCTTCTCTTGTTGTGAGATGTCACTTTTACAACCTAGTTACTTActcatatatatgtatctgACTTTGCTTCTATGTTTTGGTAATAAAAACCCTTTTTTGTTATGCTTCTGTACATTCTACGACTTCGTTATCGTATGCATGTGTTTGAGTATTCTCACGGATCAAGATGCATTAAGTGAGTGATTTAtgtgttttataatatactgTATCAAATATGtcaaacaaatcaatataaaCAATACCAGACTAAAGTCCAAAAGTGTTTCTCTAGTATGAATCACAAATGAATCAATATAAACAACATAAGACTAAAGTCCAAAAGTGTTTTTCTCGTATGAATCACAAATGAAACTTTGATGATCCACACTgcatacttaaaattttaatatgaaaactTTGATGATCCACACTTCTCTCCatacttaaaatttcaatttattcttttcttatgaattacaaataaaaaattatttcgcACTTCTCGCATATTAATTGGTTAAACAAGCATGTTTCGCACTCTCATATGGATatgacaaaaagaaaatttaatctCTTCTTACATATggatcaaaaatagaaaatttattatctttttcacGTATGAATTGATCTTTCTCATTGGATTGATCTCTCATCATCTAAGGACGGAACTAGAAATCCAAATAAGCCGGTgctgaaattttataaataatatatatatttaaaatagtatttCAAACATCTTACCTTtctgacatacttggattttgcTTGGTTTTAGAAAGTAATCTTGCATGGTTTTGATCACATTTCGTCTATTATCggatatgattatgattacttctctattattttggtatttgaccattttgttaaaaatgtgtagaaaaagatacaaaatatatggatgtgCAACAGCCTTGGTTTGAAACAATATTaactggagattttgaagtccaatcagccctaatgcatatcaatctctttgtcctcgaaagagcttcgcgttgGTATCTCGCACGCTTCAAttggagttcggtagaagaagttatggtcgTTATACGAACACTGCGCGTTCTAGAAAATTTcacgcggccgggtgaattaaccacccggccgggtacggTGTTCTGCGCGGAAACAGTCAGAAAGTGGTAAAAAATGACCACCCGGCCAGGTGAATTTTACTCTttataattccacccggccgggtacgctATTTTGGCGTATTTTTATGCCAAAAACGCAATTTTGATGGGGGATTAAAAGGAAGAACGTCTAGGTTTCATTATTGAACACTTATCGCCTccaacactcacacacactccCAAGAACacctttgagagagagaattgaagattgaagacttccAATCGGAAGATTGAAGTTGCAATTCCATAGATTCATTCTCACAGGAGTATTTTAATCCTTTCTTCATGTATTTCATTAAATCTTGTGTTTCAAACATGGTTTTTatgaagaacatgagtagctaaacatttcttgtagaattcttggtgaagttGCACTAATTCcatagtttttatccaattaattttgttcttgccttgctcttgtagttatttgattattcttgagtttattcctttcaattgcttgatcaccacttgattgtgtatgattaattaaattaatcgggagatgaaataattaatctggaaataagaataattcacactttaatactataaaactcgggagagttgaggttttgagtgaggtctttgacctaatcgagcttttgggagttaggggttttaagattagaaggggacttcaatcctagcacctaatctgcaggtttctcacctcgggagggggtttaatctataattgtggtcgacttagtaattctagagacaccaaaaggtaagacaatttgattggataagatCTTGGAGTTGTGCATCAGATCcttgagttctacaattttctccatattatcttttcactctgtgtttacttgtttttatttgtttatttgcttatTGTATGCTTTTATTAGTGTTAGAAAAAAAACCAAACCTTTCCTGATTCTCTGATTAGTAGTCAACGtttgttcgtggtagttaagttgatacgaatttgtctctgtgggatacgatactcttgcttgctaattgctacactagcctcgtacacttgcgggtatcacttgtgttaaaataagtcgagtcaagtttttggcgccgttgccggggacaaTTTTGTGTCATTATAGCTTAATATCGTGATAATAATTGAGATTACTagtctagattttatttactttatttttatttttatttttatttttatgtttgtgttcTCTCTTTGAGTTCTAACCGGTGTTATGTCCATGTTTGCGAGGTACACACCTAGAGGCCGACCCCCAGATAAGATGGATCTATTAAAGCAGCAGTTGGCTCGAACTCTCGAACTCATGGGCCAACACAGTGGGATGCAAGTAACTGAACCTGAAGATGTTTATGACGATTTGGATTATGTGCATCCAAAGGACCAAGAGCTACAGTGATTACCACCCTAGTCAAGGGGGTTACAATTACTACACCGAAGGCCACTCCCCTTCTATCTTCTTAGATGAGCCGTTATATGGAAATATGAAGCCTACCCTAGAAGAGGCTCTCGCCACCTTTATGAAGCAAACTGAAGCATGTATGCGAAAACCTGAAGCATATAAGGATCCATCGCACCAACTATTCCGAAGTGAACCAATAATGGAACCTCAAGAGAAGGTTGAGtatgttaattatattaagCAAGTGGACCAAGACAGAGCTATTGACGGATACTACCTCAATCAAACGGGTAGTGATGATTATAGTCTAACCAAGTCCACTCACAACTCATCATTTGGATATTCCGACCATGCTCAGCAACCCTCACATGATTTCATTGATGAGCCTAAGAAGAATTCTTCGGAGGAGTTGTTGATTGCCTTCATGGAAAACACCGAAGCTTACATAGAAAGTTCATCCCGGAGATTAGACAAGCTAGAGCAAACCATGGAGGAGTTGAGCTCACACATGAAGAATATGGCGACTCAGATGAGTCAAATTGCTCATGCTGTTACCATTCAACAACAACCAGTTCAATTTCAGGAGCTGACAATTGTGCACCCGAAATAGTGCAATGTCATTGGTCTGAAGAGTGGTATCAGTCAAGAACTTCTATCTATATCCGACAGGcaatccaaaataaatcatGGCGAGGATGACAAAGGCAAGGTTGATGACGAAAAGAAAGAAACCGATGAAGAAGTGATTGCCagactgaaaaagaaaaggtctcgaaagaagaataaattgGCCAAAATGAGTGGAGTTCTACTTTTTCAAAGCTCAATGGTGAGTCCGTGGATGAAGCAAATGGATAGGCTTATTCATGCGATAGTGGCAAAGAGCAATGATGCGGATTCCATCATCCGGTTCAGAATAAATTGAGAGAGCTTGAAGACGTCGAGCCAACGACGATAACCAAAGGCACTATAGGGGAGATAACCCCTAGTAGGTAACTTTTAGATTGTTTTCGTTTTAGTTTTCCTATCATACAAGTCTCCCttctccaccaacttttcaaacttattctttGCATAGCCTTGAATAAGTTTGGAGGGGGGGGGGTGATATGGTGGATAGTGAGCCTTATGAGGTATTTTActgctttatttttgtttcaaattgattagttgtcttttttttttgcttttatttatgttttagggTAGATTTGCTTTGCTTTAGACCTCCGTGagttgttttggttttggttgttgtggaattgaatttgaacttGTTTGAATTCTGGTTTCTTGGAGTAAAGACTAGTTGTTAATGATAAAAACTTCATCCATCTTTTAAGCTATCATGGTCTTTGACTTAAAAGTTTGAGTAATAGGTGCATAAGTAACGAATTGTTTGTTTGCCTTAATTCATGCTATTACCCGAGTGAGATTTGAGCtaaaacttcattttttgtgtgattttatcatatgcttgttgttgttttctagaacttgctcctaatCATATTTAATCTACATAGTGAATGTGAATTTAGGAGATGACGTTAGGCATTCTTTGTTTTCCCCTTCACAAGTGCATAATTTTTTGTCTTAATCCCTAGTTAGCCATCATAGCCTAAAAATTGTCCCATTGTCAAATAATTGTTAAGTCACCGTCAGAGTTATAAGCCTACAAACTTGAAAGCACATATCGGGcgttgtaaaaaaaataatggaggtataagctagacgaagtctagaggaacaagaaaaaaaaaattgtggaggtataagctagaTGAAGTCTAGAAGAGTTATTGGTTGAGTTTCTAAATAAGTGGGGACCGGATGGGAGGAAGAAGTTCGACAAAGTCTTACTTATCTAAGATTTGTTATGGAAAATGGTcttttgtttggatttgtaATATGCGAGTACTTGGgcttctcttacttttcagCCACTTTAGCCAAAATGCTCCCTACCGTCCAAAAAGCCACATTACAACCTTAATAAAGTCCTTTCTGATTTTAGATTCACATTCACATTCTAGTAGAGGAGATGTTTGATTtggagcaagcctatggtaaacactacttgtattttgatttgagaGTATTATTTCTATACAACACACTTTTGAGAGTGAGATACACActtttgagagtgagagtATTATTTCTATACATATACTTTGGAGCAAGCCTATAGTAAACACTACTTGTATAGTGAAGATGACAAACCTACGTCgtagaaaaatagaaacctTAAAATATCCACTTTGAACATATATTTAGACATAAATTAGGAGCAAGTTAAGCACTACTCCACAAGCTTGAAATGGCTGATTTGAACTTGATTGCTGCTGATCATAAACAACGAGCTGTTACTCGTTGTTCCATCAAATCCCAGTTTATATATATGCCAACATTACTCAAATGtttttctcatattccacatttttcacattaaaaaagCACATTTTAGATTCACATTAAAAAGCCCTCACCTTTCAAAGCATTTGAAGGAGAAAACAAACAGAGAGGGAGTCATTCATTGGAGGGGGTCATGCTAATCTTCTTTTATCATTCCAATTTTATCTGTTAAGGAAGATCTGACTGATTCTTAATTGGGTTTCGCTTCAgattacttttaaaaaaaatcttgttttgaggcaaataacaaataaaagttaGTTTTGGAGTAATTACCCAACTCTCATGCaaaatattttgcattaattttatattagtattaaaagtttaaagtTTCCATGAActacaaaatttgtttaaaagtttaatatattccataatttatgTTTAGATGGACGCCGTTAACTTTTTTGTGGACTTTTTGTGGAGTAATTTAATAGTGGATGTTAAAATTGATAATGTTTTTTGCCAttcttaattttaagaaaaattgtggaattgtaatatttaaacctgaattataaaaataatagtcaAGATGGCTGTAGACTAATCTTAAAGACATAGAAAAGTGCTTGGAAAGTGTCTTGAAAATTACTCCCTGCATCTTCTATTAATTGGCGCTGTTTGacttgacacgagttttatgaaatataGTGAAAAGCTAGAGGAATATgtgtcccatttttttatattaatttcatactaataaaatatgagtggaatgagttagtgaaatgcaCGGTCCattacagaaaaataataaaaaggtaATTGTTTGGAAcgaatgaaaaagaaaataagtacATAGAATATACTCCATTTCGAAACTTGAAAGGGAAAGAAAAACCTCTTCgcttatatagttatatacaTGTTACGGcaccaaaataatatttgaaatattccCAACTTGGAGGATATTTGAACATGGATAGTAAAGCTCTAATACAAAAACTCTCATATTTCATGTTTCATTACATAAgctccataaatggtaaggaTGGAGGCTATTTGAACCATTGGAATAAATTCAGAATGGAAGTTACAGTGCTAACCAGAGATGGCCGAGCAAAGCTAAAAGCTCCATTTTCTTTGCCTCATTGATCGAATGCTATCAACGTAGCAACGAGAGTGACTTCACAGTGCTGGTGGCTGTGATATCCCACTGGCTCCACTCCAACGCAGATGCCATGGCAAGCCGGTCGGAGCTGGACGACCTCATAATGCACGCTTGTCAGAGTGGCAAAAGCTGTGTGAGGACACCAACTATGTCAAAGACTTCCCGAACAAGCACTTCAACCTTGGGACCTAGACGTTTGACTCGTTGAATGAGCGACTCTACAAGGGGCAAACAAAGAAGCAGAGAATGAAGAAACCATGGATGAGAACGATGTAACATTCAATGGTAAAGAATGCTGCAGAGAATTCATCAAGAGATTTCTTGCCTCTTGCGGCCTACCATTGGAGGAGGTCGCAAAAGAGCAGAAGAACGTCTCGTCTCTGTCTACGGCTGCAGATAGAGTTCAACTATAGCTGCTTGATCTCTCCACCCTCATCCTCCTCAGCGTCACCTCCCCTTTCTTCCCTAACCACATCGCCATCGTCTCCTTCCACCTATTGACTGTAAAAATCatgtttcaaataaaaaaatgtgtaacACTGCACAATATAATCAAGAAAGCAATAAAGGGTTAATGTCTTAAAGTTTGAAGATAATTTGTTCAATCGACATCGATAGAAACGGTAGCAAAGAGAAAAGATGCTATGGACCCACAAACTCACAAGCAGTGCTGCAAAAGCTCTAGACAAAGTGAAAAACTTTAAAGGATAGcaaataattgtatttatatggCTCTCCACTGCCCTTTTCTTTAGTGGTGTATATTAGAGATAGATTATCCCTTTTGCTTTATAGatgacaaaaatattaacCAGTCTCGAAAAGGGGGTCGCTCAGTCCTTCCGAGAACACCCAAGTGGATCGATTGGGTGAAGGATTTAGATCTACCCTCACTCTGTCCTCGAGTAAAAAGATGAACAAGAGCAATGATTGTTCAAGTAAATCTTGTGGACCTCAGGCCCACAATATATCCACTTTTATTAGCATGATCGGAACAAAAGGCGAAAGCATGATTCACAATCACTCATCCATTCTTTCAAAAGCCACTTTATCACCTTCCAAACCTAATAAAGCATAATGCAGAACGTAAACTCTAATCTAATTTCGACCAAACACGGCtcttaataaaacaaatggaATGTCATTAGCCTCTTCTTGTAGCTGGCTTTTAAACATGCCTGTTCAAGATAAATCGAAGAAGTATAGTTGAGTTTTTAGGCGAATCTTCGAGCTAGCCTATGTCTGTTCGATGAGACTTATAACTTTATCTGAGTTTATCCCTCTTTACATACAACTATGAACAAATAATTCACGTATACGATGCATAAACTAATACCCTAGAACATACCTGAAAAAAGCAGTTTTCTAATGACAAAAGCATCGGAGTTCATCATCCGCTTTGAGCCTGCTTTCTTTCCTGCAATGAGCAGGGCTGTTTGTAACTGCCAATTCCCGTTGTATCTACTTAGCATACTCATAGTTATCTCTAATGGCAGCATATAATTCTCATCAAAACATGCCCAACTGACAGATTTTGGTTCACTCAATCGTTGCGATGACTACTGGATTTTATCTGATCTACAGTGCCCCCCTATCACCATTTTCCAGCTGTAAGGACCAACTATTCTCAATACCAGCACAAGGAACTACGAGAGAACCTAGCCGCAATGTTAAGTCACAGTCAGCCTGCTGCTCCTTTTCTGAAGCAAGTTCACGGCTGGATGGACAATGAGAGCTCAAAGTATCAAGCTTTAAGGTGGGTGAGCTTGGTTGAGGGGTAATTTCATCACTATCCATAAGTTGGGGAGTCGGAAATGAAGCTCTCGATGGTTCAAGATGATCACCGTAGTGCAAAGGAAACACATGCCATAGGTTCGACGAATTAGAAGCTTCTCCTGATGCATGATGGTTACCACTTGGAACCAAATTGTTAGGTAGCATGACAAATTTCTTGACATGACTCGGATTTCTACGATCATGAGCCTTTATGCACGAAGGTGATGGATTCCTGGTGTCAAATGTCACGTACTGTGGGCAATGGAGGACAAGGGGGCTAATCTTAGCAAGATTTCCATAAATTTCAGAGCTAAAACTGGAGTCAGCAACAAAAGCACCCTCTACATTTTCTGGCCTAAGGTAACATCTAGGCGAATCGTTGCGTTGGCTTCTTGATGATCTCCTAGGAAAGCAACCCAAATGCAATGCAGCTGGTCATAGCATAGACGTCAAAAAAAAGATCACATTTTTAGCATgatttgttgattttcttggaattttttttcaagagGCACAAGCTCAACCTGAAAACTACATGTACAAAATCAACATATAGAGAGTGTTAGCATTGCACACACCTTCAATACAAGGGTGCAAGAAATCCCCAGTTTCAGAGGTCTCGTCTCTTTTGATTATGATGTCAATGGCATCATTTACTCTTTCCCAAAGTGTTTCAAGATCAGAATACTCAGCCTAACCCAAGAGGGGAGAGGTCAATATATGAAGTGGGAGCATAATAAAAAAGCAATCTTGGATGAAATTGAGTAGCATAAACCACAAAGCTACCTCAGAGTTTGCTTTAGAATACATGATTTCTTCAGCTTTCAACACAACAATGGGGAGTTTCTCTTGCCATTCTCTGTTCTTCCTAGTAGCTGAACAATGGACCTCATTCACAATCCTAACAGTACACCAAAATAAGTATAATCTTCAAGAACACCtccaaaacacacacacacaacacatagAGATGGAGAAAGTACCTGAAAATCTCTTGAATGAGAGAACCCCTAATGGGGTGGTGCCTATCACTGTGCCAAGCTCTTCTCACACACTCAAAGGGTCTTGGGCCTGGTCTTGGCATCCtaacaagagagagaaaggtgGGTTCTTGGTGATGGTGAGGAAACACAACTACAAAAAGAGGGCCTCTCTCTGCTGCTTGACTTGCTCTGTATTTGGGAAAGATAAACAGGAAAATGGCTGTATACAGATGGGTGAGAGGAAAGACACAGTGTTCAAACAGTGAAACCCCacctaaaaaaacaaataattaaaaaagattttatttaattttggaggAAGAGAGACAGTGGTGTGTGTGTCCCCCACAGAGCCACATGCCAACTTCCCAGAGCAAGAGACGGCAAAGAGTCATCATCTGTCGGTGACCCTACGGCCTATCCCCAGCCTCACAACATTAACCTCTTTGAtagatcattttattaattttggtgtGTTGGagttttaacatttttttttctaataaatattgtttgatagatcattttattaatttttagtttattaagttcttattctaattaattaccttttattagattttttaatatctttttttattttatttgatcctGTTCCTTATgatgatatattttgattaaaaagtttttttaaattggattttttaattaacggaacttcataattcaattttttatattaattaaaatttatttattttccttcttttctcttatttattataaaattaaatcaattgcaATATCACCCACCTCAAAATCCACTCTTAATACGTATCACCCCACTACAAAATCAACTTGTAGcctcatttttgttttaataatcATTAACCTatcatataatatttgaatttcaatagCATgtcttgaaatttaaaaacactAATTGATGCATTTGGCCATATTATGATTGctcatgattttaattttgataaaaatatatgtttattgCAGATATAATAAGAGATATAGTTCTTTTAAAATgcatgttttattattattattattattattattattattattattattattattcccTTTACCGAATATCTATCAAGATTATGGCAAATACATTTCcctcttataatttttttaaaaagctTAAAACCTGAATTTTCgacttttattttgtaaaatttggaatttgagaaaaaaaaacctaaaccCTTTCCCACAAGATAAATTCCATCATTCTGTAATTCTGTTTATACCCCCACTCTCAAGTAatcctaaataaattaattttccatttaGTGGAATACTACTTCAATTAAAACGGATTAAAATCAGTATGAATTAAGATTTGGTTCGAGATACAAACTTGGGCTTCTTAGATTTTGTGGGATTGGGCCTCGTGAAGTTTAGAAAAACAAAGAGAGTACTATAGTGTATATGGAGtacaactatttttttcgttttattaCGGGTGTACCGAATCCATCTTCAACGTAATCCGACTAATCCTATTCGATCGAATTTACAGATTAGGACCAAAAGTCTCGAGTGGGTGGCAGAGTTTGAACCCGTGACTTTAAAGTacaacttattttaatttgtgaggATGAGAATGagttcaaacttcaattttgatgatttatttttacttttgcaTTATAGACATAAATGGTCCATAATAgaatctttttaaatttataatagtctataataaaaataagggtTTTTGGCCTTAAAACCACAAACTTTCCCTGAATTctggtttttcccatgaacttcgaaatttatttttaaaaccaccAACTTTAGGCCGGTCTGTAATTTCCCACGGCGGGTCAACGGTTAAACCCGGCTTGTATACGTGTCATATTTAATCCTATTTGGCATATCAAGGGTTAGTTGGATCCTATTTGGCAGAATTAGGGTGATATGGCAGCAGTGCGCTGCATCTTGTGAGGCTCCATCACGACGGAGGAAGACaacgccgcctcctcctccgacGCCTTCAGCTCGAGGCCGAGGGCGTCAAAATCTCTGTCTACGTCGCCGGCTCCCTCGTCGTAGGTGCGGAGGAGTCC
The genomic region above belongs to Salvia hispanica cultivar TCC Black 2014 chromosome 3, UniMelb_Shisp_WGS_1.0, whole genome shotgun sequence and contains:
- the LOC125215117 gene encoding uncharacterized protein LOC125215117 isoform X2, with the translated sequence MPRPGPRPFECVRRAWHSDRHHPIRGSLIQEIFRIVNEVHCSATRKNREWQEKLPIVVLKAEEIMYSKANSEAEYSDLETLWERVNDAIDIIIKRDETSETGDFLHPCIEGKKAGSKRMMNSDAFVIRKLLFSVNRWKETMAMWLGKKGEVTLRRMRVERSSSYS
- the LOC125215117 gene encoding uncharacterized protein LOC125215117 isoform X1, with the translated sequence MPRPGPRPFECVRRAWHSDRHHPIRGSLIQEIFRIVNEVHCSATRKNREWQEKLPIVVLKAEEIMYSKANSEAEYSDLETLWERVNDAIDIIIKRDETSETGDFLHPCIEAALHLGCFPRRSSRSQRNDSPRCYLRPENVEGAFVADSSFSSEIYGNLAKISPLVLHCPQYVTFDTRNPSPSCIKAHDRRNPSHVKKFVMLPNNLVPSGNHHASGEASNSSNLWHVFPLHYGDHLEPSRASFPTPQLMDSDEITPQPSSPTLKLDTLSSHCPSSRELASEKEQQADCDLTLRLGSLVVPCAGIENSWSLQLENGDRGAL